A single Syngnathoides biaculeatus isolate LvHL_M chromosome 18, ASM1980259v1, whole genome shotgun sequence DNA region contains:
- the LOC133492287 gene encoding LOW QUALITY PROTEIN: methyltransferase-like protein 27 (The sequence of the model RefSeq protein was modified relative to this genomic sequence to represent the inferred CDS: inserted 1 base in 1 codon) has product MSSAEKRTIAMAKDAVRSVHVCSSLSDQIRFYDGWAQTYEQDVELIEFRAPALAAERVSAHFGGDRRAAAVLDVACGTGMAAKMMKREGFQNFVGVDCSAGMMARARQSGLYRDLKTAVLGDQPLPVPSGEFQLVVISGGLSPTHVPAKAIRELCRAAAQGGLVCMTTRSNXSNVDYKAALEGEMKRMEDEGLWRRVDVTHVAEWERGVTEDEMGYVTGCVYVFRKL; this is encoded by the exons ATGTCGTCGGCGGAGAAGCGCACGATCGCGATGGCCAAAGACGCCGTCCGGTCCGTCCACGTTTGCAGTTCTCTGTCGGACCAGATCCGCTTCTACGACGGATGGGCCCAAACCTACGAGCAG GATGTCGAACTGATTGAGTTCCGTGCCCCCGCCCTGGCGGCGGAACGAGTCTCCGCCCATTTCGGCGGCGACCGGAGAGCGGCGGCGGTGTTGGACGTGGCCTGTGGCACGGGCATGGCGGCCAAGATG ATGAAGCGGGAGGGGTTCCAGAACTTCGTGGGCGTGGACTGCAGCGCGGGGATGATGGCGCGCGCCCGGCAAAGCGGGCTGTACCGGGACCTCAAGACGGCCGTGCTCGGAGACCAGCCGCTGCCCGTCCCGTCAG GTGAATTTCAATTAGTGGTCATTTCCGGGGGTCTGAGCCCGACCCACGTTCCGGcaaaggcgatccgggagctgTGCCGTGCGGCCGCGCAGG GAGGCCTCGTTTGCATGACCACCAGGAGCA CCAGCAACGTCGACTACAAGGCGGCGCTGGAGGGCGAGATGAAGCGGATGGAGGATGAGGGACTGTGGCGCCGCGTCGACGTGACCCACGTGGCCGAGTGGGAGCGAGGGGTGACCGAGGACGAGATGGGATACGTCACCGGGTGTGTTTACGTCTTCCGGAAGCTCTGA